Proteins encoded together in one Flavobacteriales bacterium window:
- a CDS encoding MotA/TolQ/ExbB proton channel family protein: MNAPQSNSSSSWIEAPMLRLYGSKSDSDSPLDVPRRLVTRSCIVAIILGVVLSNLVLNGLWKLAEANLKSQELNLGAYVDFEDPADPRVLRAKKLLPPELHNKVKPEQLINDPDVDSLLRDDVITYADAETFLSAVAGWDRDNSPASVLLIGNLRYDYLGIAPLFDPEPPSEVLGRSEYDRPNFRSISVLEGRDLKYALGMELVTRLREKLTTNYFTPRRMLQALGGAIQTITFIIAIWGLLIVLLRWYWLLIQQRVLHTGRLIVDQERPEGVWEVLTTKPDRSPLFSEYIERYGDAFVAVRFLREAIASNAIATEAPRSFVDDRVDLMESRVLKGEYLLLDYINYAIPNLGFIGTILGIIKSMQSVVGILKSSGVLDMVEAFDKVGGALGLAFDTTFVSLVWVLVLSFMIARLQKREAELFDALREKGVLFLDRK; the protein is encoded by the coding sequence ATGAACGCTCCACAGTCGAACAGTTCCAGTTCATGGATCGAGGCCCCGATGCTCCGGCTTTATGGGTCGAAGAGCGACAGCGATTCGCCGCTGGACGTGCCACGCAGGCTGGTCACGCGAAGTTGCATTGTGGCTATCATCCTTGGGGTCGTTCTTTCGAACCTCGTGCTTAACGGCCTATGGAAGTTGGCTGAAGCGAACCTGAAGTCGCAAGAGTTGAACTTGGGTGCATACGTGGACTTTGAGGACCCTGCTGACCCAAGAGTGCTGCGGGCGAAGAAGCTCCTGCCGCCTGAATTGCACAACAAGGTGAAGCCGGAGCAACTCATCAATGACCCCGATGTTGATTCACTACTGCGCGATGACGTGATCACGTATGCGGACGCGGAAACCTTCTTGAGTGCGGTGGCGGGCTGGGACAGAGACAACTCACCAGCCTCGGTACTGTTGATCGGAAATCTTCGATACGACTACTTGGGCATCGCGCCTTTGTTCGACCCCGAGCCTCCGTCTGAAGTTCTCGGTAGAAGCGAGTACGATAGGCCCAATTTCAGGAGCATTTCGGTTCTTGAGGGTCGTGACTTGAAGTACGCGCTGGGCATGGAGCTTGTAACCCGGTTACGAGAGAAGCTCACAACCAACTACTTCACTCCAAGGAGGATGCTCCAGGCCCTTGGTGGTGCAATCCAGACCATTACGTTCATCATTGCGATCTGGGGCTTGCTCATCGTCCTCTTGCGTTGGTATTGGTTGCTGATCCAGCAGCGGGTACTCCACACGGGCAGACTCATCGTGGACCAGGAGCGGCCGGAGGGTGTATGGGAAGTGCTTACGACGAAACCTGACAGATCGCCGCTCTTCAGTGAGTACATCGAACGATACGGGGATGCATTCGTAGCGGTGCGCTTCCTTCGGGAGGCGATTGCCAGCAATGCGATCGCCACTGAGGCGCCACGGTCATTTGTGGATGACCGAGTTGACCTGATGGAGAGCCGTGTGCTCAAAGGAGAGTACCTCTTGCTGGACTACATCAACTATGCGATCCCGAATCTGGGTTTCATCGGCACAATTCTAGGGATCATCAAAAGCATGCAAAGTGTAGTAGGCATTCTGAAAAGCAGTGGTGTGTTGGACATGGTTGAGGCATTTGACAAGGTTGGTGGCGCATTGGGCCTGGCTTTCGACACAACCTTCGTTAGCTTGGTCTGGGTCCTAGTCCTCAGCTTCATGATAGCCCGTTTGCAGAAGCGTGAAGCGGAACTGTTCGATGCCTTGCGGGAGAAAGGAGTGCTCTTCTTGGACCGCAAGTGA
- a CDS encoding Crp/Fnr family transcriptional regulator, which produces MSRLFKTAQLQRELDRSAAKRTFTSGSELMRSGDRVSHVPIVVTGTIRVLMKNDNGLERYLYHIFPGETCAMAIHSCQQHVGSIVRAVVDGEAELRMVPAHCMAEWMKYPEWSAYINAAQAHRFGDLLQVVEYAVFKKLDDQLWHYLIQRAKAAGSQELHITQELIAAELGTSREAITRRLLLMQERGIITVGRKCIRVLN; this is translated from the coding sequence ATGAGCAGGCTTTTCAAGACCGCGCAACTACAAAGAGAGCTCGATCGATCGGCGGCCAAACGCACGTTCACGAGCGGTTCGGAACTGATGCGCTCTGGTGATCGGGTTTCACATGTCCCCATCGTCGTGACCGGGACCATCCGGGTGCTCATGAAGAACGACAATGGGCTTGAGCGATATCTCTATCACATTTTCCCGGGTGAAACCTGCGCCATGGCGATCCACTCATGCCAGCAGCATGTGGGCAGTATCGTGCGTGCCGTGGTCGATGGCGAAGCGGAACTACGGATGGTGCCTGCCCACTGTATGGCGGAGTGGATGAAATACCCGGAATGGAGTGCCTACATCAATGCGGCGCAAGCGCACCGTTTTGGCGATCTGCTACAGGTGGTTGAGTATGCGGTCTTCAAAAAGCTGGACGATCAGTTGTGGCATTACTTGATCCAGCGCGCGAAAGCGGCGGGATCCCAAGAGCTGCACATCACTCAGGAGTTGATCGCTGCTGAACTCGGCACCTCGCGCGAAGCGATCACTCGGCGCCTACTGCTGATGCAGGAGCGCGGCATTATCACAGTGGGCCGAAAATGCATCCGGGTCTTGAATTAA
- a CDS encoding multicopper oxidase domain-containing protein, whose product MKHTIKMKHTLVCGLFTHAAVSLAQNPLPIPDTLSGADINLVIQEGTYEFHAGEVVNTYGYNGDLLGPTLILQQGMPVTLNVSNTLPDLTTTHWHGLHVSAENDGGPHSLIAPGTTWSPSFTVLDKASTFWYHPHGHGLTDFQVSMGLAGMIIVRDAEEAALQLPREYGVDDIPLVLQTKAIVGGQIMLHTGLDSVVLANGVRDAYKELPAQVVRLRCLNGASERTFLLGFSNGMSFHVIGTDGGLLAAPVSLTRLRLMPGERVELLVDLVGMTGQAFQLMSYGAELPDGIIGSAQVSMGGATLDGYEDNALNGANFPLVSFTVGSATVDPVTILPSALATVVPYLEANATVTRTFTLAPEVMGPLGAIEGPFEINGNLFDMDMINETIQLGATEIWEFQNNTGVTHPIHIHDIQFNILERDGVAPDPWESGWKDVVMVPGLQGSVRVITRFDDFADPDMPYMYHCHLLMHEDEGMMGQFLVVDPNGIGEAGRLASIDLWPNPANDALWAQWPGQVITQVMVLDASGRTVATAFANTANERARINTSALNPGSYTVLLANRTGNNTRGRFIIAR is encoded by the coding sequence ATGAAGCACACGATCAAGATGAAGCACACACTCGTTTGCGGGCTGTTCACCCATGCGGCAGTATCACTCGCACAGAACCCGTTGCCTATACCCGACACGCTGTCTGGAGCGGACATCAACCTCGTGATACAGGAGGGAACGTATGAGTTCCACGCAGGTGAAGTGGTGAACACCTATGGCTACAATGGCGACCTGCTTGGCCCCACGCTGATCCTTCAACAAGGCATGCCGGTAACGTTGAATGTGAGCAACACGCTGCCCGACCTCACTACCACGCATTGGCACGGACTGCATGTGAGCGCTGAGAACGATGGGGGCCCGCATTCGTTGATAGCGCCGGGTACCACGTGGTCGCCTTCATTCACCGTATTGGACAAAGCCAGCACGTTCTGGTACCATCCACACGGCCATGGCCTCACGGATTTCCAAGTGAGCATGGGTCTCGCCGGTATGATCATCGTGCGCGATGCGGAAGAGGCAGCCCTTCAACTGCCGCGCGAATATGGCGTGGACGATATTCCCTTGGTCTTGCAAACAAAAGCGATCGTGGGCGGGCAGATCATGTTGCACACCGGGCTCGACAGCGTGGTGCTGGCGAACGGCGTACGCGATGCCTACAAGGAATTGCCCGCACAAGTGGTGCGCCTGCGTTGCCTGAACGGAGCCAGCGAGCGCACCTTTCTGCTCGGTTTCAGCAACGGGATGTCGTTCCATGTGATCGGTACCGACGGTGGCCTGCTTGCAGCGCCAGTGTCCTTGACGCGATTGCGCTTGATGCCCGGAGAACGGGTTGAACTGCTCGTGGACCTGGTGGGTATGACCGGACAGGCGTTCCAATTGATGAGTTATGGGGCGGAACTGCCCGATGGCATCATCGGCTCGGCGCAGGTGAGCATGGGCGGGGCCACATTGGATGGGTATGAAGACAACGCCCTGAACGGGGCCAACTTCCCGCTGGTGAGCTTTACGGTCGGCTCGGCGACGGTGGATCCCGTCACCATCCTTCCATCAGCGCTCGCCACGGTTGTGCCATACCTGGAAGCGAACGCTACGGTTACCCGCACATTCACCCTCGCGCCCGAAGTCATGGGACCGCTCGGGGCGATCGAAGGCCCCTTCGAGATCAACGGCAACCTCTTCGACATGGATATGATCAATGAGACCATCCAGCTGGGCGCTACGGAGATCTGGGAGTTCCAGAACAACACGGGGGTGACGCATCCCATCCACATCCACGACATCCAGTTCAACATCCTCGAACGTGATGGTGTGGCGCCCGATCCTTGGGAAAGCGGCTGGAAGGATGTGGTGATGGTACCCGGCCTTCAAGGTTCTGTACGCGTGATCACACGCTTCGATGATTTCGCCGATCCCGATATGCCGTACATGTACCACTGCCACCTGCTCATGCACGAGGACGAAGGCATGATGGGCCAGTTCCTCGTGGTGGACCCCAATGGCATCGGCGAAGCCGGACGCTTGGCTTCCATCGACTTGTGGCCCAACCCGGCGAACGATGCGCTGTGGGCGCAGTGGCCGGGGCAAGTGATCACGCAGGTGATGGTGCTCGATGCTTCGGGTCGCACGGTAGCTACCGCATTCGCGAACACGGCCAATGAGCGGGCGCGGATCAACACCTCGGCGCTGAACCCCGGATCGTACACCGTACTCCTCGCCAACCGCACTGGAAACAATACGAGGGGCCGGTTCATCATTGCTCGTTAG
- a CDS encoding T9SS type A sorting domain-containing protein has protein sequence MKHLLLTSALACATALNAQTTALDFTANDCDGMSHTLFADLDAGYTVVLELVMMGCQPCVDAAHSITDNVLPNVSDPTMVKYYSVGFTNSITCAQMNDWKTTNGFTNTVFAGMSAQTTYYGGMGMPTIAILGGGSDHTVCLSQLGHSDSDNPAIIAAINTCLAGASGLNEVAAQQVGVSPNPATDVLTIAGTNWTKARVTDIQGREVLNVQLIGGKLDVAALLAGAYVLQLTDASGATGMARFEKR, from the coding sequence ATGAAACACCTGCTACTCACTTCCGCCCTGGCCTGCGCCACGGCACTGAACGCCCAGACCACGGCTCTTGATTTCACCGCCAACGATTGCGACGGCATGAGCCATACGCTTTTCGCCGACCTCGACGCGGGCTACACCGTGGTCCTGGAACTGGTGATGATGGGTTGCCAGCCCTGCGTGGATGCTGCTCACAGCATTACCGACAACGTGCTACCCAATGTGAGCGACCCGACCATGGTGAAATACTACAGCGTGGGCTTTACGAACTCGATCACGTGCGCGCAGATGAACGATTGGAAGACCACGAACGGTTTTACCAATACCGTGTTCGCTGGCATGAGCGCGCAGACCACGTACTACGGCGGCATGGGCATGCCCACCATCGCCATTCTTGGCGGTGGTTCCGACCATACTGTTTGCCTTTCCCAGCTTGGACATAGCGACAGCGACAACCCGGCCATCATCGCTGCCATCAACACCTGCCTCGCAGGTGCGAGTGGTTTGAACGAGGTCGCGGCGCAACAAGTGGGTGTAAGTCCCAACCCAGCCACCGATGTGCTGACTATCGCTGGAACCAACTGGACCAAAGCACGCGTAACGGATATCCAAGGCCGTGAGGTGTTGAACGTTCAACTCATTGGCGGCAAGCTGGATGTTGCTGCTCTGTTGGCCGGTGCCTATGTGCTGCAACTGACCGATGCGAGCGGCGCCACCGGCATGGCACGTTTCGAGAAACGTTGA
- a CDS encoding T9SS type A sorting domain-containing protein: MTAAATLLATCILDTVAQAPTYNIVPNDTMVGVALFNDGQNFTILQQNTSGNSLQLAWVPVLVDMPIGWQYWMCDFGHCYIDIPAAGGTMDPVIPDDAALMSLHVAPGTVSGEGVVRAYVYDVNYPAQGDTLTWLVATVGQVGIAELGLTRLSVFPNPATGHEVFITTKEGSMERVRLFDGAGRMVHDEVAHGAQVRLSTAQFTKGMYSVVVTMRGMRTHTRLVIE, encoded by the coding sequence ATGACAGCCGCCGCCACACTGCTGGCCACATGCATCCTTGATACTGTGGCGCAGGCCCCGACCTACAACATCGTGCCCAACGACACCATGGTTGGGGTTGCCCTGTTCAACGACGGACAGAACTTCACCATACTTCAACAGAACACCTCGGGCAACTCGCTTCAATTGGCGTGGGTACCGGTGTTAGTGGACATGCCCATTGGCTGGCAGTATTGGATGTGCGACTTCGGCCACTGTTACATCGACATCCCCGCCGCTGGTGGCACCATGGATCCGGTGATCCCGGACGACGCGGCCTTGATGAGTTTGCACGTTGCGCCAGGCACCGTTTCCGGTGAAGGGGTCGTACGGGCCTACGTGTACGATGTCAACTACCCCGCGCAAGGCGATACGCTCACTTGGTTGGTAGCCACCGTAGGTCAAGTTGGCATTGCTGAACTGGGATTGACGCGACTTTCCGTTTTCCCGAACCCGGCCACGGGCCACGAAGTCTTTATCACGACCAAGGAAGGCAGCATGGAGCGTGTGCGCCTCTTCGACGGTGCTGGGCGCATGGTACATGATGAAGTAGCCCACGGCGCACAGGTGCGTCTCTCCACCGCGCAATTCACCAAGGGGATGTACTCCGTAGTAGTCACGATGCGCGGTATGCGCACCCATACCCGGTTGGTGATCGAATGA
- a CDS encoding acetolactate decarboxylase codes for MSIMKHIHFRALLCSIMVALLTGCAPAQTRTSVVRITGAMRNTMFNGQLAGLIAIDSIAKPGTYGLGPLEYLRGELLVIDGHCYVATATSDSTMMVTEQRDVSAPFFVHQRVNTWTLVALPDSVIDLATLDAFLTTAYGMLGAPFAFKLTGTFTDVDAHIVDVPPGTEVHGPDDAHRGNKSYHLSGAVVEAVGFFSTRHKAVFTHHDTNIHVHAITVDRKWMGHVEELRFEPRAVQLNVAGN; via the coding sequence ATGTCCATCATGAAACACATTCATTTCCGCGCCCTTCTCTGTTCAATAATGGTCGCGCTCCTTACAGGTTGTGCGCCCGCACAAACCCGAACTTCCGTTGTGCGGATCACCGGTGCCATGCGCAACACCATGTTCAATGGCCAACTCGCCGGGCTCATCGCCATCGACAGCATCGCCAAGCCGGGTACCTACGGGCTCGGCCCGCTGGAATACCTGCGTGGGGAGTTGTTGGTGATCGATGGTCACTGCTACGTGGCAACTGCGACAAGCGACAGCACGATGATGGTTACGGAACAGCGGGATGTGAGCGCGCCATTCTTCGTCCATCAGCGGGTGAACACATGGACGCTAGTTGCGCTACCCGACAGCGTCATTGATCTTGCCACGCTCGATGCCTTTCTCACCACTGCTTACGGTATGCTCGGGGCTCCGTTCGCATTCAAGCTCACCGGAACCTTCACGGACGTGGATGCCCACATTGTTGACGTACCGCCGGGCACCGAGGTTCACGGGCCGGATGATGCGCATCGCGGGAACAAGAGCTACCACTTATCAGGGGCGGTGGTGGAAGCGGTCGGCTTCTTCTCCACGCGCCACAAGGCCGTGTTCACGCATCACGATACCAACATCCACGTGCATGCGATCACTGTCGACCGCAAGTGGATGGGGCATGTGGAGGAGTTGCGGTTCGAGCCACGTGCTGTTCAACTGAACGTTGCGGGGAACTAG